AGCCTCGCTGCCTTCTCAGCAGTGGTTCCCGGGGCACAGTGTGAGAATGCTAAACAGCCTCACCCTTCAGAACTACCAGCTTTCAAGAAAACAGGTGGCAGAGAGAATGGCTCTAAGCCAATGACCTTGTGGCATCTGGAAGCAGAAATTCAGTGTTTTAGGGTGCGCTAACAAAATAACTCGGTAAGCAACGTAGCCTGTTGGGGTTTCCATGTTACATTTTATGGATTCCTCAAGTTTTAggtgattttttgaaaataataatttatggcACATTTAAAACTTATGTATGGATGTAATTTCTAAatccaatttcttcttttttttcagtaaCCAAATTAGATTGCCATCTTTACCTCGTGGCAGACACGTGTTTCCACGCGCAAATAGTCACCCAACAAAAAACGATTTGGTTTTACTGCCTGATAGATGATTTCcagatttttgaaaattatcaaaaagtcaaaatagcaatttaaaatttttaaaaatgtggaaaagcctttgtAAATATTTGAATAGGGTCAGGGGTCAATGGATGTGGGTTTCAATTCAACCTCAGTGTGGAGTGGATTAAACTTCATGGTCTTGAGCATCTTTCCTCCTCTCAGTATCTGCCTCTGCAGATATAAAACAGAAACGAAGATGACAGACAGCCCCTACACACTGAAAGGAtgtgaagtaaataaaataatgcatggaAACATATCCTTAGACCAACGGTCACTTCTAGGTTTGAATTAAATCATGATCCTAAGTTGTCTTGGGTGCTGTTCTTTCTGCATAGATCCCTTATAAAAGATTTCTTTCTCAGTGACAGATGACGAGTAGCTCATCTGTCAAAAACTATTCTGTAAAATTCATTTATCTTTCCATCCTTCTCTGCattattgcctttatttttcaGGCACTGCAAAAGTGGCCTCATTTTCAATGGCAGGCATTACTAGAGGGGTCATCCTGTCTGTGTGTGTTCCATGTCACCCCTACCTGCTGGTAGCCGTGAGTGGGTCCCCAGTGCTGGAGACATGGTTTTCTCTTCTCAGTGCTGGCCTCACAGGTAATGGTAAGCCCTAGAATTGCTCCAAGGCAAAGAGGTTTTAGGGCAAGACACTCTCTAGTCtaatttttcttccattatttctACTGGATGCTAATAGAAACCAACAGGTGAGTAACCTCTTATCAACCTTTGGGAAATGCCTACCTGGTTTCCTAGGTAGAAGCTATTCAATGAGAAATGTCATTCTGTAGTTCTTTCTGAGTTTTGCGATTTTTATCACAGCCAAGTTATTTGCCTTAAGGACTTTTCCAAACCCATTACTTTCCTATAAAATATTCTCAATTGAAATAATACACTTCTCATTATGTAGTTACTTTCATTGCTGGAGActcaaaaatacttgaaaaatctTTTAGACTCCTCTTCAAGGACTATTTTTACCATTGTAAAATTTACATATGGTGATATATAGCAACTGTTTTAATAGCTTACAGCCATATTAATAAAATCTAGACATAATAAGACAAAAAGGACTCTATATCTCAATGATAGCACAGTGCTTGCTTAGAAATGCTGAATAATCACTCTGGCTGGAATTGGAGCAGCAAAGGCATTATTTGAAGAGCATTATGTGATGCCTAATGACCTAGAGAAGGTATGACCAAGCTTTCTGTCTAATTGGAAAACACCCTTCCTTCTGATCGGGTTTGTGGGGACAATGCTGCTGAATGCCACGTTTTCtcatttgcctttttctttttatttatttatgtatttatttattttattttactttaagttctagggtacatgtgcacaacgtgcaggtttgttacatttgtatacatgtgccatgttagtgtgctgcacccattaactcatcatttacattaggtatatctcctaatgctatccttcccccctcctcctccccacaataggccccggtgtgtgatgttccccttcctgtgcttCAGCAAAATCAatgtgcctttttctttttttttttttttttgagacggagtcttgctctgtgccccaggctggagtgcagtggcgcgatctcggctcactgcaagctccgcctccccgggttcacgccattctcctgcctcagcctcccgagtagctgggactacaggcgcccgccacctcgcccggctaattttcttgtatttttagtagagacggggtttcaccgtgttagccaggatggtctcgatctcctgacctcgtgatccgcccgtctcggcctcccaaagtgctgggattacaggcttgagccaccgcgcccggccaatgtgcCTTTTTCTTACACTTACATAAAGGATGCCAGCTTTAGGGTAGATCTCATATAATCACTGGTGAAGTATTGCATCTCAACCCCTTCCTCCTAGACTGCAAAGCCCATCTTTGAAGGGTTCCAACCTTATCTACCCAGAGGTCTGCTTAATCCATTGGAGCGGCCAACCTTGCAGGGGGTGTGATATGAGGGCTAACCTAGCCTAATGCGTTATCACTCTAGCCTCGCCAAAAACCCACTACCATCATTCAAAATAATCCTTTGTAAATTTCAGCACTGGtatggtttggatatgtgtccccacccaaacctcatgttgagtcataatccccagtgttggcggtggggcttggtgggaggtgactggatcatgggggcagatgtCTCATGAATGTTTTAGTAGCATCCTCTTGGTACCGCCCtcaggatagtgagtgagttctcatgagatcggCTCATTGAAAATTGTGTGGCACCTCCTCACCCGCTCTCTTACTCCTGCTCTGGTCATGTGAGGTGCCTGGTCCCACTTcagcttctgccatgattgcaagttttctgaggccttccccgaagctgagcagatgccagcatcatcctgcctgtacagcctgtagaactgtgagccacttaaacttctttttcattacaaattacccggtctcaggtatttctttataccaatgcaggaatggactaatacaagcacattttctttaatatatttaaaattgtgacacctgtaatcccagcactttgggaggccgaggcaagtggatcacctgaggtcaggagttcaagaccagcctggccaatatggtgaaaccctgtctctactaaaaattcaaaacgattggctgggcatggtggtgggtgcctgtaatcccagctacttgggaggctgaggcaggagaatcgcttgaacctaggaggtggacgttgcagtgagccgagattgcaccattgcacttcagcctgggcaacaagagtgaaactccgtctcaaaaaaaaaaaaattgtgttatagCAAGTCATTTTTTAGTATTACATGTAAATAGAGGAAACTATTTGCTCTATGTGAGTGTATACTGCTATACTATATTGTTAGAAAAGGAACCTCCACAAGGACTTGCTCTAGCAACATGGGCTTTTCTAGAACcaatattttttacttaaaaatagttGATAAGTCAATGTTTAattccatccatccttccccCAGGGGAAAGACTTCCTGGGCATTAAGAATATTTTgtaatggccaggcgtggtggcttacacctggcctgtaatcccagcactttaggaggccgaggcagacggatcacgaggtcaggtgatcgagaccatcctggctaacacagtgaaaccccgtctctactaaaaatacaaaaaaattagccaggcctggtggcaggagcctgtagtcccagctactcgggaggctgaggcaggagaatggcctgaacccgggaggcggagcttgcagtgagccaagattgcaccactgcactccagcctggacgaaagagcgagactccgtctcaaaaaaaagagaatattttgtaATTACATAGTTATTTTATGCTTAGGATGTCAGTGCCTGAAATAATTCATTCCAATAGAGAAAGAATGTTTCCTTTCAACTTTAGCAGTAAATTACGATTTTTACTTAAGATTGAAATCAAGTTGATGATAATTGTGTGGCTGAAATACCTAGTCTGTTATGTCTTTTACCATGCATTTTAACAAAGGATTTATATTGGTCTTACTGTTGTCCAACtggtatatatacatgtttagttagtatttatttatttagagacagagtctccctctgtcacccaggctgcagtgcagtagcctgatcttggctcactgcaacctccgccttccaggttcaagcgattctcttgcctcagtttcctgagtagctgggactacatgtgtgtgccaccacgcctggctaatttttgtatttttagtatagatgaggtttcaccatgttagtcaggctggtcttgaactcctgactttgtgatccgcccacgttggcctcccaaagtgctgggattacaggcatgagccaccgtgcctggtctggTATATTTTTACCCAAGGACTAGATTATTCGTTGCTAGTGGGTAAGGAAAACAACTTAAAGTTCCTTTGTAAGTTGTCTTTCAGCACATGGAGAGGTGGGGGTGCAGCCCATACTTACCGTAGGGGATAAGCCAGATGTCTGGCACTGAAATGGAACATCTGTCAGCATTTGATTGTGTCATAGACAATGCCCTTGCCACACCTGTAGTTAATGCTTGAAGAAAAACTGTGACGTGTATTTAATGGAATGTAGGTGtgccaaatgaaaacaaaaatttaaggaTTCTGGAGATCATATTTATACTTGTGTTACTATTTCTCTTTTTGAAATGTGTGTGAAGGAATTAACAATTATatagtaatataaaaattatcctgtgggccgggcgcagtggcttatgcctgtaattccagcactttgggaggccgaggtgggtggatcacgaggtcaggagatcgagaccatcctggctaacacggtgaaaccctatctctactaaaaatacaaaaaaattagccgggcgtggtggcggtcgcctgtagtcccagctacttgggaggctgaggcaggagaatggcgtgaacctgggaggcagagcttgcagtgagctgagatcgtgccactgcgcttcagcctgggcgacatagcaagactccacctcaaaaaaaaaaaaaagaaaagaaaattatcctgTGAATGCACCCAGTAATATGACATATAACTTGACAACCAGTGGTGATAAATAATTGCTCTaagtttcttcagtttttttttttttttttttaatatttccttcCTACCAGTATTCTGTCTGTGAGACACCAGATGTTCTATAAGCCTGTGGTCTACGGTAGCATTTCCCCAGAGGATTATTATTCTCAGAACTCTAGTGTCTCATGAAATGGTATGTTAATAGTTATTTCATGAAAAAAGGAGATATGTATTCATGCAGACGATTGATGGTTTGACTTAACAATTTTTGTACTTTACAGTGGGTTTATGaaggtattaaatgcatttttgactcaatgttattttcaatttatgattgGTTTAATAGGACATAACCTCATCATCACTTCAAGagcatctctctgtctctctgtgtgtatatatatatgtatatgtgtgtgtgtgtgtgtgtgtatatatctctctctctcacaaaaAGACTTATTATAGGGAATTGGCTTGTGTGATTATGGAGGCTAGCAAGTCCCAAATTTGTGATATGAGCTGTCAGGTTcaagacccaggagagccaatggtgcAGATGAAGTTCAGAGGCAGTTTATTGAAGAATTCCCTCTTGCTTTGGGAGGCCCGTCTTTTCCTTCTGTCAGGCTGCTTGAATGAGACCCACCACATTATGGAGAGCAAGCGCTTTACTCAAAGTTCACgaacttaaatgttaatctcatccaaaaacactcttcaggttggcacataaaattaaccatcacactggcGAAAAACaaggggtggtgggagtgggagggagagaaATACGGCATGTTATGCACGTGACAGTCTCCTCATGGAGGGGGAATCACAATACAAATGAACATAAaggccctgagaagtcctgcagtgaagatgtctttttatatttgtataaccccatctttcccaaatttatttgctcatggaaactcccccacccccaatgttttttctgtgaaaatgtaTTACCATTGTGCTGGATTACTAGTATTCAGAGGAACACAGGTAAAAAAAACTGGTCTATAGGACACTATCTGTTCAGGCAACTGGATCATTTGGAGATAAAATTGATAATATGAGCTTCATTAACTGAACCTAGTAGCCTAGATGGGTATTTATCCATTTAATGTATTGGCTATATACTCAAGTGTAGATAGAGCGTCTCCTGCATGAGATTCCACACACGGCGGGTAACGTATGAAACACTAGTGCACTTATGAGTATCATCACCACGAACACAAAATAAGCATCTGAGAAAGATGCCAAAATAAAGGGAACCAtaagtaaagaaaaacaacatcACCACTTGCATATTCATAGGCTTatgatgtatatattttttaacttaaggAGATAACAAAGCATCTTTAATCCTATCATCCTGGAAAACCTGAGTATCTCAATGCAGAAAGGCATGAAAATATCGTattatttgataaaaattttCTGAAGCCTACATCCAAGTATGTAACAATCCTAGGTAATCACTGAAACTCTCAAGCTGTATAACTTTATATGAAAACAAATGGTAGATTTGTACAGTTAATTCTTAGATGATTATCACATTGAGATAGTAATCATTTCACCATGAATgttactaggttggtgcaaaagtaattgtgttttttgccatttgaaagtaatggcaaaaattgcagttacttttgcatcaacctaataacTCCTTTTTGTCCCTTTCTCCTCTATCCATCCCCAGTCATTAACTCTGGCACATAGCAGCAGAGGAGAACATTGGAAAGAGTCCAGTGGAGCAGAGAAAGGTGGGGAGTGGACGATCGAGGACAGCCAGGTCTTGATTTGGAAAAGATGCCCGTGGAAAGGACACTCACTGAAAAGGTGACCTGTGTACTAAATAATGAAACATAGATTTTACCCGCCATGAACACGTGTAGAAGCCCTGAAGGCTTTTCAGCCAGGAGTGATGAGAATAGACCGGCATTACAATCATTCTGACACTGAAACATAGGTTAGTGAGTGGGGGTTATGGGAATTTAGGAGAAATTAAGTCTTAGTATGCTTTTTGGGGTACCTATCCTACCtatcttatatatttaataagagCATGGCTTCTCGAGGGCAGGTATATGTGTTTATggctgataaaagaaaaacttcagctgaattaaatttaaaggagttgggctgggcacagtggctcacacctgtaatcccagcactttgggaggttgaggcaggaggatcactgagcttgcgggttcaagaccagcctgggcaacatggtgaaaccctgtctctccaaaaagtacaaaaattagccaagagtggtggcatgcgcctatagtcccagctactagagaggctggagcaggagaatcgcttgagcctgggaagtgtaggttgcagtgagccaagatcacgccactgcacttcagaatgggcaacagagcaagaccctgtctcaaaataaataaattaattaattaattaattaatttaaaggagtttaattgagcaatgaacaattcgTGAATCGGGTAGCCTCCTAAGCCAGggtaggctcagagactccagcaAAGCCACGTGatagaagatttatggacagaaaaaggaaagtgatgtacacaaaatggaagtgaggtacaaaACAGCCAGATTGGTTACAGGTCGGCATGTGCTTTATTTAAATGTGGTTCAaacagttggctacatttgattggccaaaacttggtGAATTGGCACAGGGGTGGGCCAATTCAAACAGATTGTGGGCTACGATCTGTTTACACTTCCATTGGCTATAGTACATAATGTCCCgaacttaaaatatttcaggttgagcttaaaatatgtaagaaggaagctttaggctaaacttgattaaACACAGTGCAGTCTGTTCTGCTATAATGTGAGTTTTTGGGGAAAATTTTGCTCAAGTGCAGTTTGTAAATAAGAGAATAATGTCGGTACTGAACCCAGTTTTGTGTCCTTCCAAATGTTCTCCGCACCTGTAACCCCCTCTTCCTGGCCAGACAGGCTTTCAGACAGCTCATGCAGCTACCTGGTCTTCCAGCAGAGCTGGTTGTCTCATCCTCTCATCCTCCCCTGGGTGTGAGGCCATGGTCAGGCTCTAGAGGCTATGAGAGCGATGACATTCTGTCCAGCTGGACCCTCTGGGGCTCCGGTTTCCCTGGCGGCTATCTGGGGTGGGATGCCACCTGGACGTTAGCAGAATTCCTGCACTGTGAGGTAAACCTTAGCAATGTGGGACGGGAGGcaagaagaaactggcaggtcaATTGCCCACCTTCCTTCCGCCATATTTCCTGAAATGTAGTAATTCCCTGTGACCTTTCTGGAGATGGCCCACATGACCCAGGGAGCCAGGGCTGTTTTCATAAAACTGTGGCCGTCTTGGTAACACAACTTTAaattccttccctcttcccctcaCTCACTCCCCTTCCCCCATCACTCCTCCAAACACCCACACCCAATAACCTGAAAGTTTTGCCTCAGGGCTGTTTTCCAGAGAAGGAGGTGAAGACGATGTCAGTGTAAGACCGCGGAAGTCATTTTGGTTCATAAGTGATTTTTCTTACACAAGGGAAGCCAGAATAGATCATGGGAGTGGAATTATAACCTTCATCAGGAAGCGGGTAAGCCTCCAACTCAGCGGCTGCCCAAGCAGTAAAGGCCTTTTGGCtgaattttgagaaaattaaaatgagggCCTGTTTCTGGAGCCCCACCTTGAGAGACACAGCTTTCGGCTAGGTTAGATGGGGCTGCCTCTGGGCCCAGATTTGCCACAGTCCCACCGGCCAGGAGTGACCCCTGCATTTGCGTTCCTCAGCACTCCCAGCTCTGCTCTAACTGAAGTGTGGCTAACAAGTTTACTGTGTTGTTTCTGtgctttttttggagatggaatcttgctttgtcacccaggctggagtgcagtggcacaatcttgcctcactgacctcagcctgccgggttcaagcaattctcagtctcagcctcccgaatagctgggattacaggtgcctgccaccatgcccagctaatttttgtatttttagtgaagatagggtttcaccatgttggctaggctgttcgtgaactcctggcctcaagggatcagcctgcttcagcctcccaaagttctgggattacaggcctaagtcaccgcacccagccaatgtGCATTTTTAACGGACCAGTGGCAGCCTCCAGCCAGGCTGAGCTGCCTGCATGGTGGGTTCCAGTTGTCTCCCCAGGAACTAATTACGGTTTTTGTGAGTACTCTGGTTACAAAGTTGCATAGGTTTGGAGTGGTCTGCCTAATCCTATTTTTCTCGGAAAGGCTGTAATAAGTGTGTGATTTTTGAGAATGTTGAGGTATATTCAGGTATGCCTATGTTGCAATCTAGCAGAAATGTTGGTTTCTCAAGCAGATGAAAAAAGACCTGTGGAAtgaataaaatgctttaaaaattattcctagGGATATGGAAAGTGACATTCACATGatagtatgaatatttttaaaaactttttgtttagGGAGGATTTTAAGCCCTTAAAttgtagctattttttaaaaagcaaacatttccCCATTGCAGCGGTGTACCACTGGATAATGAGATAAGAATACTGTGATGAATATCTTTCCGTAGCCCCTCTGAATccactcctttctctttttcagtgTGTTCTGTGCCCTGGAAGGCTGGAACTGGAAGGCTGACTACATCAGGGACGACTCTCTTGCTGTAGGGCTTCTTGTTGAGTCCAGCCAATGCCAGACAAATGAGGGAATCCAAAGGTGGGAGAAGAGCGAGGTGGGCCCactcctttgtttgtttgtttgcttgtttttgagacggaattttgctcttgttgcccaggctggaatgcaatggcacagtcttagctcactgcaacctccgtctcccgggttcaagcgattctcctgcctcagcgtcctaagtagctgggattacaggcatgcaccactatgcggggctaattctgtttttttttttagcagagacggggtttctccatgttggtcaggctggtctcgaactcctgacctcaggtgatccgcctgccttggcctcccaaagtgctgggattacaggcgtgagccaccgtgcctggcctgcccaCTCCTTTGTTAAGACTCCTGGTCTGTCCGTGCCACCCATTTCCTgctggtgaggcaggagaatagggtctggaggcagggaacctgaGGCCGATTCacgctgacttcctagaactaaatcaaaaggaagCCTCCAACTTTCCACACCTAAGTAACAAAAAAACACGTGGCTACTAACCGCCACCCCCACTCCCCGCCCCATTTTCTGGGTGGCAGAGGGAAAATTGAAAGTATCTCTGGTTGGctgctttctgcaaccaatcagactgatagCCTGCCCAAGTTTTCTTTGCCTAGAGGcgtaactttgtaactttacttgcGCCTCTGACTGGTTgctttccacaaccaatcagatgCTTGCATAGGGTGTaacctttgtaacttcacttcagcctctgattggttacCTTCTGCAACCAGTCAGATGATTCCCGGCCATTACTTTATCTAGGTAGGGTGTACATCAAGTAAGGAATGGGAAACTtcgagggtatttaaaccccagaaaattctgtaaaggGTCGCTTGAGCCCTTATGCTTGGGCTGCCCCCACACTGAGGAGTGTACTTTTATTTTCAATacatctctgcttttgttgcttcatgcTTTCCTTGCTTTatgcgttttgtccaattctttgttcaagatgcgGGTAACCTGGACACCCACTGGTGACGCTGGGACCCTGACTAGGAAACACCTTTCTTTGAAGGTTTGTGTATTTTCTAACCTTCAGCAGATGAATGAGTGAGGCAACTTCAATAACCCTTGTCATGTTCGTTctctgtacaggaagcatgtaGTTAGAAATTAATAACTGGGGAAATGGGAGATATTTCATTCTGCCTTCAAAGAACAGTAGAGTATCTCTTCCTTGGCAAATGTGTAAccataaaacattataaaatgcatttgaaaaagtGCCACTTAAAACATAAGTCAATCTGTTTTTTGATGATTCAGAATATACGTTGGTAGCCCGCAGTGTCTCAGGAGTCATGATTATGACTAATTGTACTAAATTGTGTGGAAAGTCTGGTTCATGGGATATAGAGAACagaattttctatattttgggTGTGCTAATCCTGCATGTCTACTGTAAAAATCCCTTATGAACActgttaaattataataaaacaggGACCCAGCAAAATGACCCCATCAAAAgttctgtacttttaaaataaaatcagaagtatTATCAAATGTCTCCTACATTCCAGACACTATTATGGTTTGCTTACCATATTTCCTTTCATCTTCAGGACAACCCAACAAAGTGGATTTTATCATCTCTCTTTTGTAGATGAAGgaacaggctcagagaagtcacaGGTCCAAGGTCACACACCCAGTAAGGGGCAAAGCCTGGATTAGAGGGTGGGCCTGTTTGGTTCCAAAGTTCATTCCCTTTCATGAGACCAACCGCCATTTTGAAGATCATCAAAAGGGAATTCTAGAACTCAGAACTTTTTGGCTTTTCTGAGCTTTCATGGTTTTGAGTGATCCTGAATAGGTGCATCCCAGCAGACTGTGGAAGCGAGTCCTTCTCTTTCCGTTCTTCTAGAGAAGCCGATTCTTATGATTTAGGCATCGCTGTGTCATTACCCACTGCAATGACATAACCTACCGAGATTAGCTGGCAAGACAATCCTTCACGGTGATGGCCGGCAGGCACCACACTGTGAGATCCTGGGACTGAACTTTTCACCCGAAGAAATGCAGGAAGCTGTCCTGTCGGGCAGTCACTTACAGTGCTGTGCCTTGGATCATGGGGTTTTAGAGCCGGAGGGGAATGCCTATAATGAAAGCAATAACTTCTATTTACTCACAAAGGCCTGTCTCAAAATAGTAGGCTACGCTTGGCGGGCAAAAAGGCAATCTTGATTTTTCATGTCCCATAAACAAGGCAACAAGCTCTTGTGTGAGAAGGTAAAATAAAGGCTtagtttttcagtattttatgtTTCTCAGATGTACATCTGAGTATGTCTTAAATCCTGAAGGCTGGCCCAGACCTGGAGAATTAATCCCAGCTGGTCTGGGGGCAGTGGTGAGTGGTGATCAAGCAGGATAGCACACGAGAAGGAGGCAAGTTGCTGGGTTTCCATGTGTGCTTTGCATGGAGCTTGCAGCTGATCAGCCAGCAAGAAAGAGAAGCAGTTGAGAGTATGGCCTCTGGAGAGAGACTGCCTGGGTTCCTATCTTGACTCTGCCActcacctctctgagctcagTTTCCTCCCCTGTAAAATGGCAGTAACAAGCACATGCACCTCAAGGGGATGTCCTGAGCCTTGCTCAGGTAACACATGTGAAGCATGGAGAATGATGCTTTGAACAGGGTAAGCCATCTGTGTTAGTGACAATTCTTATGATTTTCATGTTTTCAGAGGCTCAGAAATATGAATCaacctgtgatatggtttggctgtgtccccacccaagtctcatcttgaattgtaactcccataattcccaaatgttgtgggagggaccccgtgtgagataattgaataatgggggtggtttcccccatactattctcctgctagtgaataagtctaatgagatc
The Macaca mulatta isolate MMU2019108-1 chromosome 6, T2T-MMU8v2.0, whole genome shotgun sequence DNA segment above includes these coding regions:
- the LOC144341382 gene encoding uncharacterized protein LOC144341382 isoform X4 yields the protein MQSLTLAHSSRGEHWKESSGAEKGGEWTIEDSQVLIWKRCPWKGHSLKSVFCALEGWNWKADYIRDDSLAVGLLVESSQCQTNEGIQRCG
- the LOC144341382 gene encoding uncharacterized protein LOC144341382 isoform X3, with the translated sequence MQSLTLAHSSRGEHWKESSGAEKGGEWTIEDSQVLIWKRCPWKGHSLKSVFCALEGWNWKADYIRDDSLAVGLLVESSQCQTNEGIQRWEKSEMRVTWTPTGDAGTLTRKHLSLKDNPTKWILSSLFCR
- the LOC144341382 gene encoding uncharacterized protein LOC144341382 isoform X1, with translation MQSLTLAHSSRGEHWKESSGAEKGGEWTIEDSQVLIWKRCPWKGHSLKSVFCALEGWNWKADYIRDDSLAVGLLVESSQCQTNEGIQRWEKSEMRVTWTPTGDAGTLTRKHLSLKMKEQAQRSHRSKVTHPVRGKAWIRGWACLVPKFIPFHETNRHFEDHQKGILELRTFWLF
- the LOC144341382 gene encoding uncharacterized protein LOC144341382 isoform X2: MQSLTLAHSSRGEHWKESSGAEKGGEWTIEDSQVLIWKRCPWKGHSLKSVFCALEGWNWKADYIRDDSLAVGLLVESSQCQTNEGIQRWEKSEMRVTWTPTGDAGTLTRKHLSLKEIKSELPENLSHGLLTVSVTRQWIEVTASLTDSQET